CCATGGGTAAGTTCTCCACGGAGGCGGTAATCGGGTTAGGGGCGGGGATTGTGATTCCCCTCATGTCTTTATGGTTCAACCTCAAATTCAATGTTTCCGCTAGGCAGATGAGCCCTGTCTTCGCCTTATCGGACCTAACTCTGGCATTAACGGTTCTCGCGGCGCCTCGTTTAGCTGCTAGGGTAGGTATGGTGAGGGCCATCGTGTTGACCCATGTCGCGGCCATAATTCTATTGGTGGTGCTGCCCTTCTCGCCCAGCTTCGCCATTGCCAGCACGGTGTTCGTGGTTAGGAATGCCTTAATGAATATGGGGAACCCCTTGCTGAGCTCAATGATACTTAGATTAATGCCGGAGAATCAGAGGGCCAGCGCCACCAGTTTCATTAATTTATTGAGTTCAATACCTAGGGCTGCCGGGCCATCAATAGGGGGGTACTTATTTGGGGAGGGGAACCTCTATTACCCATTCTTCATAACTGCCGGACTATATAGCGCGGCCACTGCCTTGTTCTACGTGTTCTTCAGGAATGCCAGGCTTGAATCGGTTAAGGTTTAAGGGGCGGCCCGTTGTTTCTCGTTTTTATTAAACCGATATCGGTAAATTTTTTAAGCAGTTAATTTTCTCCCCAGCATGGATAGAGATATATGGCTCATATTATTGTCCAGAATGCTTAGAAGCACGGCGGCTGGGGCACTAGGCATAGCCACTGGGCTCTACCTATATAATGTGCTTCACTTATCCCTCACATTAATAGGCATATTCTTCGGCGTAGGCGCATTCACTGCACCAGCCTTATCCCTATACTTCGGGAGGCTTGGGGACAAGTATGGAAGAAAGAAGATCCTAATGCTGGCCACGGCCATGCTGCCCGCCGCGACCGCCATCCTACTATTTACCCGCAATTACTTCCTGCTGCTCATTGCCGCAGCAATGGGGGGCTTCGGCACGGCCGGGGCACTAGCCAGCGGAAGCGTTGGCGCAGTGGTTGCGCCAATTATGACCGCGATGCTGGCCGATAAAACGAGGGATGATAATAGGACAACCATTTA
The sequence above is drawn from the Thermocladium sp. ECH_B genome and encodes:
- a CDS encoding MFS transporter — its product is MNREEALLVSSSSISGIAWGANTIVVPIYLTQLGLPPFYVGLLLSASIVFSSSLGFIFSVLADAHGRKRFAMISRAISALAFLLLFMRIPYAYAFSSSWGGGGLVNAMLAEKTSNVENDLSLINSLSIVSSLIGALLPLALPIRLIFLVDSSVALASLLLISMIHERYRGTGRAFFRLSVTMGKFSTEAVIGLGAGIVIPLMSLWFNLKFNVSARQMSPVFALSDLTLALTVLAAPRLAARVGMVRAIVLTHVAAIILLVVLPFSPSFAIASTVFVVRNALMNMGNPLLSSMILRLMPENQRASATSFINLLSSIPRAAGPSIGGYLFGEGNLYYPFFITAGLYSAATALFYVFFRNARLESVKV